The following coding sequences lie in one Fusarium poae strain DAOMC 252244 chromosome 1, whole genome shotgun sequence genomic window:
- a CDS encoding hypothetical protein (BUSCO:27232at5125), whose protein sequence is MSLSLKHIPCPKGNDCTAFHCIFGHPNETPSAPEAPSPKSSSNGPEKKAAVNQDAPRKRVRTDPFNPPKSPETSQDVGQSTPGASRNGSSAKNLETKRQIPPSTLKRKIDPQDNASKASSKVAKTNQSSNESRPPPAQKSTQAKPKKAESLNPRLLKSMPASHDIRLKLVRMLHQEFTRLNKELKKDAKKDEMNLLLSEQELIVRTLDAEEYIAVHKAAIYSNVMKNKVMQYKRMKVDQWKTERQEERKKLELESSGKDPSEQPKEIKTGLTPTQELEIAKRLLTPINDLANHGYVSVVPSQEDIEKARQGVETAAGWEKCDRCQQRFEVFPGRREEDGALTSGGTCTFHWGKTFIAPKAPGDRTRQPKRFQCCGQELGDSVGCFTRDHHVFKTSDPKRLASILNFAETPENPLAPKDRAVAFDCEMGYTVFGMELIRLTATSWPTGEELLDVLVRPLGEILDLNSRYSGVWPEDLAKAESWSANESTKPTKSSSDDGSEDGELKPKKKQLKIVSSPEVARDLLFSLISPTTPLIGHGLENDLNSVRIVHPTLIDTVLLFPHQGGLPYRFSLKMLMDVHLNRKIQQETGPKMLGHDSAEDARAAGDLVRLKVKNEWMDMQRKGWKLIDGSFVAPGKAPRLTEAFIEA, encoded by the coding sequence ATGAGTTTGTCTCTGAAACACATACCCTGCCCCAAGGGCAATGATTGCACGGCGTTTCATTGTATATTCGGACATCCCAATGAAACTCCATCTGCTCCGGAAGCGCCATCACCAAAAAGCTCGTCAAATGGTCCAGAAAAGAAGGCAGCAGTGAATCAAGATGCACCACGCAAGCGCGTGAGAACGGACCCCTTTAATCCTCCCAAGTCTCCTGAGACATCCCAAGATGTTGGACAAAGTACACCAGGAGCTTCTAGAAATGGCTCATCTGCAAAAAATCTGGAAACTAAACGGCAAATTCCTCCCTCAACACTCAAACGAAAGATCGACCCACAGGACAACGCTTCAAAGGCTTCCTCAAAAGTCGCCAAAACAAACCAGTCCAGTAATGAATCACGGCCACCACCTGCTCAGAAATCTACTCAAGCAAAACCCAAAAAGGCTGAATCACTAAACCCCAGACTCCTCAAAAGCATGCCTGCGAGCCATGATATCCGACTTAAGCTCGTTAGAATGCTTCACCAAGAATTTACTCGATTGAACAAAGAACTGAAAAAGGACGCCAAGAAGGATGAGATGAACCTCCTCCTATCAGAACAAGAGCTCATCGTGCGTACACTGGATGCGGAAGAGTACATCGCTGTTCACAAAGCCGCAATTTACTCAAACGTTATGAAGAACAAAGTGATGCAGTACAAGAGGATGAAGGTAGATCAGTGGAAGACCGAGCGACAAGAAGAACGGAAAAAGTTGGAACTCGAATCTAGTGGAAAGGATCCTTCTGAACAACCGAAAGAAATCAAGACTGGACTGACACCTACTCAAGAACTTGAGATTGCAAAACGCCTCCTGACTCCTATCAACGACTTGGCAAATCATGGCTATGTTTCTGTGGTACCCTCTCAAGAAGATATCGAAAAGGCAAGACAGGGCGTCGAGACAGCTGCAGGATGGGAGAAATGCGATCGATGTCAACAGCGCTTTGAAGTCTTTCCGGGAAGACGCGAAGAAGACGGCGCACTCACTTCTGGTGGAACATGCACCTTTCACTGGGGCAAGACTTTCATCGCCCCTAAAGCCCCGGGCGACAGAACTAGACAACCTAAAAGATTTCAGTGCTGTGGACAGGAACTCGGAGATTCAGTGGGTTGCTTCACGCGCGATCACCACGTATTCAAGACTTCGGATCCTAAACGACTGGCCTCAATACTTAACTTTGCGGAAACACCCGAGAACCCCCTTGCACCCAAGGACAGAGCAGTAGCGTTTGACTGCGAGATGGGCTACACTGTCTTTGGAATGGAGCTCATTCGCCTGACTGCAACCTCTTGGCCGACAGGCGAGGAACTGCTGGATGTTCTTGTCCGACCATTAGGGGAGATCCTGGACCTCAATTCACGATACTCAGGTGTATGGCCAGAAGACCTTGCCAAGGCTGAGTCATGGTCCGCAAACGAATCGACAAAGCCGACTAAGAGCAGCAGCGACGATGGGAGTGAGGACGGTGAGCTGAAGCCTAAGAAGAAACAGCTCAAGATCGTCTCGTCCCCTGAAGTCGCTCGAGATCTGCTCTTCTCTCTAATCTCACCAACCACACCCCTGATAGGTCACGGTCTGGAAAACGACCTCAACTCGGTTCGTATTGTGCATCCCACATTGATAGATACGGTGCTGCTCTTCCCTCACCAAGGTGGTCTGCCGTACCGCTTCAGTCTGAAGATGCTCATGGATGTTCATCTCAACCGCAAGATCCAGCAGGAGACCGGCCCCAAGATGCTGGGTCACGATTCTGCTGAGGATGCCAGAGCAGCAGGAGATCTTGTGCGTCTGAAAGTTAAGAACGAGTGGATGGACATGCAGAGAAAAGGCTGGAAATTGATCGATGGTAGTTTTGTGGCCCCAGGGAAAGCTCCCAGATTGACCGAGGCGTTCATCGAGGCATAG